The Verrucomicrobiia bacterium genome window below encodes:
- the ruvB gene encoding Holliday junction branch migration DNA helicase RuvB: MSDRMVSDVLTKPDAALEMTLRPSLFSDFTGQAKVKERLEITVAAAKQRGEALDHILLSGPPGLGKTTLANILAKAMGSSLKSTSGPTIEKAADLAGLLTNLDEGDVLFIDEIHRLQKTIEEYLYPAMEDYKLDIIIDQGPNARSVRLNLPRFTLIGATTRSGLLTAPLLTRFPIRERLDYYDATQLTSIVVRAARLLNIGVEDEGAHEIARRSRGTPRIANNLLRRVRDYAQIKGDGRITKSLADRALAMLEIDENGLDEMDKRILETMIVKFGGGPVGVNSLAVAVGEEPDTLEEVYEPYLIMEGYLNRTSQGRVATELSYKKLGLKPAGNNQPRLL; the protein is encoded by the coding sequence ATGTCCGATCGCATGGTTTCCGATGTCCTGACCAAGCCCGATGCCGCGTTGGAAATGACGCTGCGGCCGTCGTTGTTTTCTGATTTCACGGGCCAGGCAAAGGTGAAGGAACGTCTCGAGATCACTGTCGCCGCGGCAAAGCAACGCGGTGAAGCGCTCGATCACATCCTGCTTTCCGGCCCGCCCGGGCTTGGCAAAACCACGCTTGCCAACATTCTCGCGAAGGCGATGGGTTCCAGTCTCAAATCGACAAGTGGTCCAACCATTGAGAAGGCTGCGGATCTTGCCGGGTTGCTGACGAATCTCGATGAAGGCGATGTGTTGTTCATCGATGAAATTCATCGGCTGCAGAAAACCATTGAGGAGTACCTCTATCCCGCAATGGAGGATTACAAGCTCGATATCATCATCGACCAGGGACCGAACGCCCGCAGCGTCCGACTAAACCTGCCGAGGTTCACCTTGATTGGCGCCACAACACGCAGCGGCCTGCTCACGGCGCCCCTGCTCACCCGTTTCCCAATTCGCGAGCGGCTCGATTATTATGACGCGACGCAACTGACCTCAATTGTGGTTCGAGCGGCGCGGCTTTTGAACATCGGGGTGGAGGACGAAGGAGCCCACGAAATTGCGCGGCGCAGCCGCGGCACCCCCCGCATCGCGAACAACCTCCTGCGCCGCGTCCGGGATTACGCGCAGATCAAGGGCGACGGACGAATTACAAAATCGCTGGCAGATCGCGCGCTGGCGATGCTGGAGATTGACGAGAACGGCCTCGACGAGATGGATAAACGCATTCTCGAAACCATGATCGTGAAGTTCGGTGGGGGGCCAGTCGGAGTGAATTCCCTCGCGGTCGCCGTCGGTGAGGAACCCGACACGCTGGAGGAGGTTTACGAGCCCTACCTGATCATGGAAGGCTATCTGAATCGAACTTCCCAGGGACGCGTGGCAACCGAATTGAGCTACAAGAAACTGGGTCTGAAGCCTGCAGGCAATAACCAGCCGCGACTCCTCTAA